The nucleotide window ACTTGTCACGCGCTTCACCTTCGTACAATACACACAATTAGAGCATTTAGAGCATTTTCCGGCAGTCACTCTTACTTACTTGGGCCAAAACTATATGTCGCGGAAGCATAAGGATGCCCTCCAACTTCCCACCAGTTCAACCGAAGCCAAAGCTCGAAGTCCGCGAGGTCTTGCCAAACCAGATATACACCGTCGACGACTTCTTTTCCCCCTCCGAGCTGCGAGCAGTTCTCGCTTGGGCTCAATCACTAGAGCTGGAAGGCCCCAAGAAACCTGGAAAAGGTGAAGCAGAAAGAACAGGCCGTACGTGTAACGCGTTTTGCGGATATAAGGTACGTGTAAAGATGTTAAAACTAGGATGGATAGGTCGGGCGTCGTTGCATTCGTCTGAGATAGCCAGCTCCCTCTTACGACTTAtttcccctttccttccttctctatCACCGCCATATACTTCACAACCTGGACTTTCACCCAATATTCGGGTCTACCACTATCCTCCTCACACTTTCTTCGGTCAACATTACGACATGCCGCAGCTTGACCTTGCTTCGCGGCGATTGAGTTGCTGGACAGTCTTGGTTTACCTCTCGGATGGGGTTACTGGGGGTGGCACAACCTTTTACCCTCATGAAGAAACTGGAaagaaaggcaaaaagGGAAGTAAAACTGGCTTTAAATATGGGCAGAAGGGAAAAGTCACGGTGGAGCCAAAGGCTGGTAGAATGCTATTACATTGGCATGGTGTgagtggtggtggctgCATGAAGCATGAAGGAGACGAGGTGCTATCCGGCGATAAGTGGGTTCTCAGGACGGATGTACTTGCATGAGATATCAGGGTCCATTGCAGATAAAACAATGATAATAATCAATAAGTCGTGTCCAGCATCCAACACCCAGCACGATCATCTCTAATCGTCGTCTTACTTGAATCGTCAGCTCAGCCACTGACAAACCAATTGGAACCAGAGTATTTGATCTGCTTTCGTTGGACTGTATAAAGTCTGTAATTCTTTCGTGAATCACGCTCTTTCTTGTTTGAATAAGATGATAAAACAGGCCATTGATAAGTGCAATGAAGGGATTTATTACTTCTTCTTATGCATTGCCTCAAAGCTTTTATAATACATCTTCCCCTCGCTGATACATATCGGTGCTTTAAGATACAGCTCATAATAATATTCCTGAGCCAAGATAGTGTACATAATAAGGAGGCAATAAGATAAAGCGCCCGGTCAGCGCTTCGCTATGCGCGTAACATAACTTAACAAATACGGATAATAGTATGTTGCATACTCAGGTATCTCGATTGTTGGGTATTCACAGATTAAATGCGGATAAATGTCTGTAACGCAGCAAGCACGAGTAAAACATCCCAATGTAACAGAAAATAACACGAGCACAGCTCAAACGttcaagaaaaaggaggagataaAACAGAATGAAAGCAAACATCTTTAAATTGGTTAAAATGATACCTAAAATTGTCGGCGCAGTCTAGATTTGTGAAGATGGTTCTTCACAGAATCGCGCGCTGTAAGACCGTGCTTCCTCCGCCTGATGGACAAGGTTAATGAAACTTTCAGTGAACCCCCATGTAGCTTGACCGACTTACTTGCAAGTCTTACCAGAAGGACTCGTAGTGACGCTTGAAGCAGTAGActgagatgaagaggcaaCTGTAGATGAGTCGCCGTTGACGCTGAAGGTATTTTCAGACGTATTGCTGGTCGTAACGACGGCAATAATCCCATTTCCACCTGAAATATGCTGCATCAGTTGCCGGCCTTTAGAGGTTTACAAGCAGCTTACTTTGTTCAGAAGTGGCGCTTGCACTCACAGCAGCACTGAAGCTAGTGATTGCTTCATTCTCACTTGTGCTGGAGGAGCTCGAGTTCGATTCACCAGCTTCTGCGgcttcaatctcttcccatGTGCCCACAGTTATTTCTGCTTGATCAATACCGTCTGAACCCCATGCGCGGAGCTTTGAATCCCCAATGTTACCCAGGCCAGGGATAAGACCCTCAAGCTCAGATGCGTTGCGGATTGAAGGCATGGCCATCGGGATATGCATACGATACTAATGACGTGGTTAATATTATAACACGGCTCTTAACCACCAGTGCATTAACTCACCTTTAGGTTCTCAAAGTAAACATTGGCGCCAACCATATTCGGGTCAGCTGTGGACTCACAGGTGGGCTTGGTAGCGACGTTAGACTTCCAAAGAGGATTACAGCCAGGAAGTTGATCAATGGGACGCCAGAGGCCAACATCCCTACAGCTGGTGAGTTCTGTTGAAAGAGAATTTTGGAATAGTGACTTACTCGGCAGGGATAGGGCCTTGAAGACGGCAATCCCACGTAGCTGATTCATTAGTTGATTTGGCCAGGGGGGCGCAAGCCATCAAATCGTCATCGACACCATTACCGTCGCCGCATTCGGTAATGGCAGCCTGAAGGACGTCGGGCTCCCACTATGATTCTCATTGATAACAGGTCATAATTTGAAAAGGCCTCGACTCACGCCATTGAAGAAATCCGCATGATACGTGTTACCGCTGCAGTCCCCGTTTGAGAGCACCAAAGTGCACTCGTCATTACGCCAAGGCTGATTGTCATCAAGGTAATAGTTGAACTGGGCAAAGATGGTAGGGTATTTTATGGGATGAGAGTCTGGACAGTATTGACCGTTGGGATCATTGACAAGGATTGAGCCATTATAGCTCTGCGGCCATGCCATGTGGGAAAAGTGGTCATCTGAATCAAGATCTCCACTTTCCAAGCCGCAACTAGGGAAATAGGTAGCCATAGCAATCGTAGAACAGCCACCAGGGTGACTCGTACCATTAGGAAGCCAATAACCTTGTTCTCCTTCATCGCAAGAGATCTTCACACCGAAAGCTTTGGTATCCGAAGCGTTCTTCGAGGCAGCTGTACCGCTGATCATTTTGAGGCCGGTGGGGAAAGGTTTAACCTGGTCTCCCTTCGTGAAGTAATAGATACGAGTACCGCTAAGGATGGGTGAAAATGTGCCGTTCGCATGCTGGTAATAGAGCTCTCTATTGCTGATCAGTTGAGAACAAAAGTTACTCTTCGGTCCACTACTCACGGAGCCCAGTAGTTGGACTTGTCATCAGCTACAATGACAGAAGAACAGGCCGCGTCCAGTTGTTCCGATGGGGTATTCGGATTCCCTGCATGCACACATTTATAAAGGGGCTTCAGCTCTATTTATAAGACCAAAAGGATTCACGTCTTATTATGCTTACAGTTGAAGTTACTCGCTCCAACCACATTGTGCACATGAGAGCTGATAGCTCCAGGATTCACAATTGGGTCAACTCTGCCGAGCAGTAAAGTCTGAGCATGGGTAAGGATCCAGTGGTCCGGAGCGCCGAGTGAAACGCCTGACATAGCAAGCGCGGCGAGCGCGTACAGGGAAGTCCTAAAGTTAGCGGGCATAGTGGGCATTTCCTCGACCAGCGAGTATTAGAAAGTAGTAGGGATTTGGAAGGCTGGTGTAGGACAGGCGTACACGCTGTCAGCCTACAGAAGTCGTGGGGGGTCGTGCGCACGCTGATGGTGCTAGCTAGTACGTCGTTTGTGGGTGAAAGGAGCGTGATTGAGCCGCGGGACGCGTGCAAGTGGTAGTGTAGAGACGAGGACtagcgagagaaggaggatgcgATGTATGTCGGAATTAGGGGATGTTATGGGAAGGAGAACGAAGAGAGAGTAGGTGGTTTGAATTTGATGGGATGTATATTAGACCGTTTGATCAGGTGTATCAGGTGTGCATCATCAGTCCGTCGCCCATCAGCACAGTCCGCCCCGCCCTGTTTCATTAACTCCCCGCATCTCATAACTTCTTTCCACTTCTCACCTCTGCGCGCTTTGACCTCTTGATGTTCCTGGCTTTTGACATTTGATGCTTGCATCTGAGATTCTAGATTAGTTCCGGATCACCGTGCGGCACAGCAGGAACATACACAGGAAATCCTTGGTAGCTGAGGAGCTGACAACTGAATTTCTCACCGTTCGCTGTGATAACTGATCTACTTACCGGCCCATGTATTAGTGTACCCAGTTTACGACTTGCAAAAAGGTGTTCTCGGGGCCGCGTGCATTGCTAGTGACTGCCGGCTGGAGTAACGGCAGGACGAAGATCTGGATACTGCTGTACCTGTAATCGTCCTGTGTGAGCATCACTGTAATTGGTCAAAAGTGAACATTGTACTGGAAGCTGGAGCAGGTGTTCAGAGGCCAGAGGGTGGTTACGTGTgcggggaaaagaagggggTCAAAAAGTACAATTAAACCTCCAaacaaagatgaaggaaacCAAAAGTTCCAGAGTTGTGTGGTGATTTGTTGTGAcacatcttctttcagGCACGACATATTCTCCTCAAGAGCACCAACGAAAGTAGAGCAGAATCAGGTCATATATCCCGCTCGAGGGCCAACTACTTGATTGTCGTTCATTCTCTTTATTTTCGCTCTTTTTCTAGCCTTTCGTCTGGATCACCAATGGAGCTAGCGCTCGAATGCGGTTTAATCAGTACTTCACATTCTTGTCCAGCAACAGTTATAATGGATGTTACGTCGTGATACCTCCCTCGCCATCGCTCCTGCTGATGTTATTGCTTATCAGCACTTGATCCAGATAGTCATGTCAGCTACAGATTGCGGTCGttatcctcttcccaaTCTGGGGGAACCTCTGGATTGTACATACGACAGCATCAAGCACatggaagagaaatggTAGAGAAAGAACAAGGTCGGCAGCCAGCCTCCAACTGCAGATAATAATATTGCTTCTCGTGCTGCGCCTGCACAACAATTGAAGTCAACTCTACAATCTACGCTCGAAGAGCATACATCCAAGTCCATTCCGCTGCCTTCCTCAGCATTTGGATACTACACACATGTCCTACATCGTCCTGCACGTCGATGGCGCAAACACCGCCTTGACTCTTATCTTCCTCGACCCATTTCTCAATTTGCCTCAACTCCCTCTCACCCTTTCCATACGGTACTAGCCGATCCTCTTTACCATGCAAACTGAGAATCTTTTTCCCGCTATACTTCTGCTGTTCCACTACTGGATTACGTTCGGGTTCGATGAACGAtttgagagaagaaggataaaggGGAGGTTCCCATTTGAAGCCTTGGGATAATGCACGATCGCGCAGGTAAATTGGAAAAGATTCGAAAGGAAGACCAATGATAGGGATGCCGATCTGGACACGGGGATCTATGAAGGGATTAGCAAAGTGCAGGAGTAATAGACACGGATTAAAGATACTCACCGTCATGTAACAATTTCCAAGTGACATGACCTACATTCTTAATAAGATACTTAACTATCCGTGAATTGCTAAAAAGATGACGTACCGCCTAAAGAAATGCCAGTTATGACGAAGGACTCAACAGTCTTTTCACCATTAGGGAAAAGAATGGGAGCCAGGAAATCCATGATGAGTGAAACATCATGACAGCCTCCCTCTTTAAATTGGTAGTTGATAATCAATACGAGATCACTTCCAACGAACCCTCGATTTCCTCACCGATGGTAGCAGCCATATCAATTCTGCTTTATGGTTAATATCCTTTATCTTTCAACATCAGGAGAAAAAAACGGGGTGAGCTTACAAATGTTTGGGATTTTCGTCGAATGAAAGATTAGAATTCTTGTCCACAATCCGATCTCCGTGATTTCTCTGGTCCTGCGAGGTAGAAGTAAACTTTCAGCTCGAGTCGAACTGTTGTACCCCGGGTCAACGTACAAAGGTAACCACGATGAGATCCCGAAGCCTTTCCTtgtcattcttcttcgagaGCTCTCCGAGGATACCTTGGGCAAAGAATTTCATGTGTTTCTTACTGTTCATACGCCCATGCGATGCGATCTATCGTCCATGCTCAGCTGCTGCTCAATCGCATGTAGCAACATTGAATCATGACTCACCATGACCGCCAAAGGTCTTCTACTTTCCTTCACCTCATGAAGACCATAGACTTGAATGGGCAAGCCGGAAATGTGCAGATCTGTAAGGCTCGGCTCCTTGTGATTTAGGGCAAGCATGTTGTAATCCATCTTGTGAAGGGCACTTCCTCCACTTGGGGATGCGCTGTCTGGGATGATTGTCCTTGCTAGGGGCGGGCCGCCAAACATTATTACTATGATATGGCTTTATTGTTATGAAGGCTATGAATATGTCTTTGGTCTTTATAGTATGCCTGAAAGAGACTTGACTGATCCGATCGCGCTCTACGCAGTCACTCTTTAAGCCCTCGGCAAGCCTTCGCTCGGATGGTCGGTCGGTCCACCGAACGAGGCTGGAGCCCCACCATGATCTGACGGAGAGGTCCGTGAGTAATTTGTGTGGTTGTGCGCGCTGTTTTCGCCGGTCTCGGTCAAAACAGCATCGTCGCCTCATCATTTCATTATTACATCGTCTTTCTTTAATTACAGCGTCGCCTTACCCGCCCGTCCTCTGCTTCTACATTTCAGCCATGGACCCCCAAGGACGCTCCCCCAGCCCAGAACAGCAGGGCGTAAAATTCCCCAGGTTTGGCCCCGATGGGCAGCCTCTGAAAGCTGTCATCAAAAACGTAGACAGTGAGTCCTTTCCTTAGCCAGAGCATCTACCTCCCTCCAGCCAACAAGGCATCGCTGACCTCTTCGTGTATTAGTGTCAGAAGAGATGCAGCAAAAGGCAGTCGAAATTGTGTTTGAATCATTTGACCGATATGATCAGGAGAAAGACATGGCAATGTATGTCAAAAAGCAATTCGATCGGCTGTATGGGACCACCTGGCATTGTGTTGTTGGCAAGAAGTGAGTTTACCAGTCGATTGCCCAGAGAGAGACGGACTTTCCGAACTGCCTGGGATTGGTATGGAGAAACAGACACTGACACGTTTTGTCTGTAGCTTTGGAAGTTTTGTCACTCACGGTAAGCGCATCACGTTTTTTTGGCTGAATTTGAATCCTTCTAATAAAACTTTAGAGTCCAAGAATTTCATTTATTTCTACCTCGGTCGTGTTGCTATTCTCCTCTGGAAGACAACATAGCCGAGCTTGCGTTCGTCCTTCAAAAATCTATCCGCGATACTGGGCATTGGGCTTTGCACTGGCGTAATCTTACCTGGAAACGTCACCACTCAACTGTTCAACCGGTTCATGTAATCTACTATTATCTCACATACCTTTCATATAGATATCCCTGATTCGTATTGGCATACCATGCATATAGCTATAGCTGTCCTGGTTATTATCCCCCATTTCCTTTCAGATGTTGAAACCACAACCAGCATTCAAAATGGGTGCGATATTGACACATGGCTCATGCATATTTCAACAGGTCCCATAGACAAACCATATAGGAAAATTCAAACGCAAATAGAAAGTCGACTAAGAAACATGTATTATTCTCCTCTCAAAACAGAATTCATCACAAGACACTGGGCAACAAGCCGATCACGACCTTGAAAGGTTTTGATAATGCGTTGTTGTCTCTTCATACTCCTTCATAAATAAtctcttttgttctttgaTCATCCACCTATACCATGCACGGTTAGGTTTGCCAATCTCAAGGCCTAACGGCCACTCACTGCATGATGTCATTAATATAATCTCGAAGAATGTTGAGGGATTCGGTGTCAATGTTGGTGTACGCGATAAAAGGTCCGAAATTGACTGCCTTCCAATCAGTGACTCATAATCTTTACTCGCACTTAGGTACTTACCAAACAACCTCAACAAGTGCTCCGCACCATAAATTTCACTCATAGGCTTTTCTGGGTTTTGTCGCTTTTGCTCAACGTATTGTGCTCTTTCGAACCGATAGAGGAGATTATTGCCGAGGGCTTTGTCAAAGTAAAGCGTGATACCAGAGATGATTTCAGAAAGGAGAGCGGTTGCGCGGCTGCCAGTAACGTCGTTAATAGGATGGAATGTGTAGTTATAAACGGTAACAGGAAGACTTACGCAGACCgctcttgcttcttgctAGCTGACGCATACTGTCTATACTCTTCCAACAACTCTCGAACATTAGGCTTCCTTGGCAAAGCCACAAGCTGATTATTTTTCGTGACATTTTCCCAGTCATCCACGAGCACCAGCTTCAGCACATCTGGGATGACAATTTTTACCTCTGGACGCTTCATAAAGTCTGATTCCTGAAAAGTTTTTCTTTCTCGTTAGTGTCCTGCAGCGCAACGATCAACAGACGCACGCTCTCCATggcatctcttcctctcttcttggtatctttcttcttgtccttgagACCTCCCTTACCCGCTCCCGGTGACCCGGCCCCGCCTGACCCGCCAGCCGACCGTCCTTTCTTGGCTTGGGCGTCAAGTAGAGCGCGGCGTTTGGCGAAACCTGCCTCGTTGAGTTTAAGGAGTCGAGACTCAGGTACCCATTCATCCCAGCTGGGCAATAAATCAGCGGACATCCAAGAGGGGGGAATTGAAGGGCGCACGTCTGCTTCCAGCCTTTGTAATGGATGAAATAATGAGGCCCAACCGTTCCCAGCAGTGTATTCGATTCATCCCATACTTCGGCGAGAATTACCTGAAAGCCAACGCGTCAGTATCGTCCACGAGCGACACAAATTTCAATACGATTTTTCTCTGAATACATGGGATGCGGTCAAAGGGAGGACTTACTCGAGCCTCGTAAAGTAACGGGCCATGGTACGCAAGGACGTACTCATCAACCATAAATTGCGGGACAGTGCCGGCCATCTTCACCGATACTTGTCGTCAAAGAGAATAGGCTGAGCGCCGCTGAGGGAGTAGCACGAGGTAAGCTAGAAGGCTCTATCATCACAGTCTACCCAGTGCGGAATAAACAtcggaggaaagaagaggaaacgGCATACAGTCGATGGTTTAAGGCTACTAGGAGAAGCGAGTAGCTGTACTTTCTGCAGAGACTCGACTGTTTGCTAATGGAGCTGCGTGGGGCGAGATGAAATGGAAGGGCTTGGGCGAAGTTCTGCGGTGGGGATGGTGAGCACTGGGGGGAGTAGCTGTCTCCCTACCTTGCTGGGTTTCTGCGTGGTGGGTCCACTGCGCGCACTCCAACATTGTTTGTTCACCAGCGGATACCACCAGCCTTCCCCCTGCAAAATGGGTTCCCAATTAAATTCCAcattttccatctcttcctcttaATATCTCATCCCGCCGtcgcttctttctcttctcccgtCCCGTCTCAAAACACTCGCTTTCGTTTCCATCCATCGCTCAGCTATCCCACACTGTCGGGACAGAAGACAAGACGGAAACAAGGACTCTGGCTCATTGCCCTCGGTTGAATTGGGACAGCTTAGTGAGTTGCCGCCCTTTTACCCTTTTGGGACTTGGGTGGCGAATGGAGCGGATAAGACTGTCGACGATCGGAAAACGGGAGAGCAGGTAAACTACTAGGACCGCAGATTTGTGTTTGCATGGCATCTGGATCAGAGCGTCGTTATGGTGCTGATGCACCTTGATTTACGGTTTGGAGCAACCTGCCCGGAAACATCATTGCTGACACATGTTTTGCTTGatttctttcttcgcttcgATCATATATCTCCACCTTTTCAGATCACTGTATCTCAATCGCTCAGATAAATTTTATCCGGCATCCGCGCGTCCAGTCCTATATTAGCCCCAACAGGCCAACTGAAGAGTTGTTTGAAGCTCCACTTGTTTGAATCGAATATGGTTGCTGTCGCTGGACCAAAGACGCCTGGGGTGGGCATCTTGTGAAACAAACGCCGGGTTGCCTATTGCTGATATCTTAACCTATAGCCCAAGTTCGGTCAGAGTATCGTGCCCAATCTTAACATCAAACAAATCTGCCCGAACTGTAGGACCGATCCTCCCAATATTGTTGAGGAGTATGCCAAGGGTGATCTGGTAAGTATAAAGACGGAAAAAGCCTCGTAAAGGGGGTCTAACGCAGGATAGGTTTGCGCCGATTGTGGGACCATCCTAGGTGACCGCATCGTCGATACGAGGAGTGAATGTAAGTCAGCTTTGatctttttttcccatCTTCTGTTTTGTCTCCTACTGACTAACTAACAGGGCGAGTAAGTATAAGCTGTTTGCAGACTCTACTTGCGCAACTAACTTCGTTAGACCTTTGCGGGAGACGAGAATGGGGACGATCCCTCGCGTGTCGGTGATGCTGgcaatcctcttctcggAAGTAATCACCTCGATACAATGATTTCTCACAAGGATGGTCGAACCGGTATCGCTCGAGATCTCAACCGTGCGCAAGCGCGAGCCAACACTCTGTCCAATGGAATTTATGGCAAGTCTTCTGTGGCACAACTATCCGCTGTCTTCTCTCGTATTGGGGAAAAGTGTGACGCGATGCTGCTCCCTCGCGGTGTAAGAGAACGTGCTCAACACGTTTACAAGATTGTCGATGAGGCGCGAGCTATTAAGGGGAAGAATGAACCTGCTGTCATTGCTGCCTGCATTGTTTACGCTTGCAGAGATGCCAAGGTTCATCGTACCTTCCAAGAAGTATGCAAAGCCCTCAAAATCAGCAAGAAGGAGCTCGGACAGGTGTTCAACCAGGTCAAGAGTGTTGTTCAGTCTTCCAGTGCGCAAGGTTCGATGGTGTCTGTCCATGGATCAAACAATGCGCAAGAATCTGCTGAAGGTTTATTGGGTCGTTTTGCAAACTATCTGGATCTGGGCAACGCCGTGTTTAATGCGTCCAAGCATATCGCAGGGGAGGCCGTTGCGAAGAGCGCTATCGACGGCAGGAGTCCCGTGTCGATTGCAGCAGGTGTGTTGTACTTCACATGTGTATTGCTGGGGAAGAGTACCACCGCCAAGGATATTTCTGCAATGGGAGGAGTGTCAGAGTCAACCACGAAGCTGTGAGTGGCTTTCGATCTTCATGCCTTGAGGCACAAGTTGATCCATTATATAGTATTACCAAGATGGTAGCAAACAAACTTGACGATGTCATTCGCCCTGAATGGGTAAGTAATTATATTGGTCAGTTTCACGATGCTGCATGCTTAGTGATTATCACCAGAAAACCGAGTATCCAGACGGCTATGCCGCGCTTGCCCAATTGGGTAAAGTTAGCGAATCTAATAAGAACTCTCGAAGTGGCAGTCTCACGGCACAGCCTTGAAACTTGTATCACTGAATTGCTCTCGGGTCCGTGCAGACAACAGCACCATGCGTGTATTATATACACCTCTGGGGTCACTTAGCTGAAGTTGGCTGAAGATTTGTTTTTAGGCGCGGAGGAAAATACGCTTTAAGCATGCACTTTCTCGCTCTTTTTCACGCGTCTTTGTGCCATAACATCCGAAGGGCGTTCGTTCTGTTtccctcttcattctctctctctccctaTATGTCGTGCTCTCGTTAATTGCTACTGTCAATGTCTAACATCGTTCCGCCGCAAATGAATAAGGACTGAGGAAAAAACTGAATAATATATTGGCCGGTTCTTGGAATGTGACTATCGGGACGTCGCCCTTTTCGGGATTTCACGCTAGCAAATTGTTATAATTCGTATCTGTAGTCGAGACATCCACCTGCGCCTTTTCAAACGTTTCCAACTGCATGCAGATCACTATATGTCCCTCGGTTGTCCTTTGAAGCGCGTTCTGGAAGCTACATTTGTGCATACATACAGGCTACTAATACTCTATATAGGAAGCATTACTCAACGTGTTCATGCTCCACAGGTGCCCGCAATGCCCATAGGCTTTGAAGCCATCCTTCCACCCTTGTATAGCACTTGTATCCCATTTCTTTCCAACCATTCCACGTTGTCAACTTTTCGTACAATAATATCGCTCTCGGCCTTTCACCAGTAGGCCTTGTACTTCTTCTAATCTCATCCGGGTTGACTTCCAATATTTGTGTCTCCAAGTACTTCAACAACTTGATCGCTAACCGACCAACCCCTTCATACACCTGTCTCAAGGTGTTGATTGCCCCTATAACCACTAGTATCACAATAATAACTGTTCCAATCCCGCCATCGCGTCCATTCCTTGCTAATCTTCTCCTACCCCAGGATCCAAGAAAACCCCCCCGGAGGGCGTTGGCAAGTTGCAGAGGTCCGAAGAGTGACAAAGAGATTGATAATGAGACGAAAGACAGAGAACCCAGGACAGCGAGGCCCAGAAAGAATCGTACAAAGAGGGCAGACACAAAGACGGCGATTGGTCCGGGCAGAAAGCCATAGAGATGGGATTGAAAGTAGGCCATCCTATCAGCCAACGAAGCAAAGGTCTGGACAGCAGCAAAAACAATGTCCCACACAAGGGCACCACTTCCGCCTACGATGACAACACCCCCTCCTCGGTCAATAAACTCGCCGCCAAAAAGATCGAAAGGTGTGGCGACACTGATGGGCGAGGGGGAGGACAGTAATGTGTGAGAGGTAGTAGAATatgcaagaagagagtgTAGGATGGAACCGAGGGTGAGAGAAAGAATCGAGAACAGAAAGAACGTGAATAATAGCAAGATTGGCGTAGAGGTGGCCAGACCAGAAATACGTGTGCCTGCGAGCTAAGTCAGTTTGACAACGTAGTATTAATGACCTCGGCTGACGGCGGATTTGATATCGGAAATGACATTGGGGACATTCCATGAAAGCTTTCTGTTGAATTAAGTCAGTCGGTGTGAAGAGGAATGCCAAGACTCACTCACCGCATTGGCACCCGTACCACGCCATGCATTGATACACGACACTGTTGACTCGATTTAGCAGCAGATAATTGAACCAGAGAGAAAATAGATCATACCGTGTACATACTATGGCAAGTATTTCCTGTGAGCGACCGATTCGGCGAAACGAATATAAAACCAGCTCGGTACTTACACGCATGCTTCCCGCGCACATACACGGTGAGATCAATCGCCCCAatgcatcttcctcttccggtCCTGAGAAACATATTCGACATTGCTTCTCAGATGTAGACGCACTTCCTGCTTGGGCATCAGGATTTGTGTTTAGGTAGTCCTCAACATGGGCCTCATCGGCCTGGTCGTTGGCTGTCGTGCAGTCAGATCGGTCCATTGTAGATGTCGGTTACGCGGATGATGgcctggagaagaaaatggtGGCCGCCGGGATGTTGTTCTTAAAGGTGTGAATTCACGTGTGAGTGCCGGACGTCCCAGATAGAGTTGCTGAAATAAAGGAAGACCAGATAGGGTTTGCTTACAAGAATAGAAGAGCAAAAGAAGGCCTTCGGCCAGACGAACACCTGATGACCCTACGCGATGGTGTTATTAATAATCGGGTAAGCTCGGCGGCCGCCTCGTCACCTGtagaaatggaaaaagCCTCGTCCATCATTAAGGCCAGGAAAAAGTCTCGTTAACAACATCGATCTTCACTGCAGGACACAAATGATGATCCTTGACATTTAGCTTTTATATACCGTCTTCCTCCGATCGCGGTCACCGCGCTTTTACGGAAGGGACTATCATATCGCGACTTGTCAGCAGTGAATAACTGAAGAAGTGACCATGAACAGgttggaaggaggaaagccTTTCGCTATTACCCCACGCAAAACTAAGTCGTTGACAcacatccatcatcatattCCTTGTCCGACTCTTCTGTACAGCTTATAACTATTTCTACATAATTCTGCGTCTTAATTTCAACAAATACGGGCTAAATTACAAATATCTATCACATGGT belongs to Cryptococcus neoformans var. grubii H99 chromosome 7, complete sequence and includes:
- a CDS encoding WSC domain-containing protein, whose translation is MPTMPANFRTSLYALAALAMSGVSLGAPDHWILTHAQTLLLGRVDPIVNPGAISSHVHNVVGASNFNWNPNTPSEQLDAACSSVIVADDKSNYWAPELYYQHANGTFSPILSGTRIYYFTKGDQVKPFPTGLKMISGTAASKNASDTKAFGVKISCDEGEQGYWLPNGTSHPGGCSTIAMATYFPSCGLESGDLDSDDHFSHMAWPQSYNGSILVNDPNGQYCPDSHPIKYPTIFAQFNYYLDDNQPWRNDECTLVLSNGDCSGNTYHADFFNGWEPDVLQAAITECGDGNGVDDDLMACAPLAKSTNESATWDCRLQGPIPAEDVGLWRPIDQLPGCNPLWKSNVATKPTCESTADPNMVGANVYFENLKYRMHIPMAMPSIRNASELEGLIPGLGNIGDSKLRAWGSDGIDQAEITVGTWEEIEAAEAGESNSSSSSTSENEAITSFSAAVSASATSEQSGNGIIAVVTTSNTSENTFSVNGDSSTVASSSQSTASSVTTSPSGKTCKRRKHGLTARDSVKNHLHKSRLRRQF
- a CDS encoding dynein light chain LC8-type gives rise to the protein MDPQGRSPSPEQQGVKFPRFGPDGQPLKAVIKNVDMSEEMQQKAVEIVFESFDRYDQEKDMAMYVKKQFDRLYGTTWHCVVGKNFGSFVTHESKNFIYFYLGRVAILLWKTT
- a CDS encoding mortality factor 4-like protein 1, whose protein sequence is MAGTVPQFMVDEYVLAYHGPLLYEARVILAEVWDESNTLLGTVGPHYFIHYKGWKQTWDEWVPESRLLKLNEAGFAKRRALLDAQAKKGRSAGGSGGAGSPGAGKGGLKDKKKDTKKRGRDAMESESDFMKRPEVKIVIPDVLKLVLVDDWENVTKNNQLVALPRKPNVRELLEEYRQYASASKKQERSARATALLSEIISGITLYFDKALGNNLLYRFERAQYVEQKRQNPEKPMSEIYGAEHLLRLFVNFGPFIAYTNIDTESLNILRDYINDIMQWMIKEQKRLFMKEYEETTTHYQNLSRS
- a CDS encoding transcription initiation factor TFIIB, translating into MVAVAGPKTPGPKFGQSIVPNLNIKQICPNCRTDPPNIVEEYAKGDLVCADCGTILGDRIVDTRSEWRTFAGDENGDDPSRVGDAGNPLLGSNHLDTMISHKDGRTGIARDLNRAQARANTLSNGIYGKSSVAQLSAVFSRIGEKCDAMLLPRGVRERAQHVYKIVDEARAIKGKNEPAVIAACIVYACRDAKVHRTFQEVCKALKISKKELGQVFNQVKSVVQSSSAQGSMVSVHGSNNAQESAEGLLGRFANYLDLGNAVFNASKHIAGEAVAKSAIDGRSPVSIAAGVLYFTCVLLGKSTTAKDISAMGGVSESTTKLITKMVANKLDDVIRPEWKTEYPDGYAALAQLGKVSESNKNSRSGSLTAQP